The genome window GCATGTATTGATCATATTTTTCACATATGATGCTTGATAACAATCTAAGAAACAGAATTATAGAAGGGGACAGGGAGGCATTTGATGTGCTTTTCCGGATGTTCTATTCCCGTTTGTTAGGTTTTGCCCATTCATATGTCAGGGATCATTTTGTAGCCGAAAATATTGTTCAGGATGCCTTTCTTTTGTTGTGGGATCGTCATAAGACATTACGTATGGACAGCAATATTCCAGCCTGGTTGCTTACCGTAGTGAAAAACAATATGATCAATTACATCAACCGGCAAAAGAAACAAATGATGGTAGAAAATATTTATGCCTCACATGCC of Bacteroidales bacterium contains these proteins:
- a CDS encoding RNA polymerase sigma-70 factor, giving the protein MMLDNNLRNRIIEGDREAFDVLFRMFYSRLLGFAHSYVRDHFVAENIVQDAFLLLWDRHKTLRMDSNIPAWLLTVVKNNMINYINRQKKQMMVENIYASHAVRELDLRISSLKVCDPENMFSDEVEKIIRETIASLPEQAQKVVTMSRLEDLSNKEIAEELGITIKGVEYHITRSLKILRNKLKDYLLFFFFFF